The Thermococcus sp. EP1 genome has a segment encoding these proteins:
- the rrp41 gene encoding exosome complex exonuclease Rrp41 has translation MMGKPEGLKLIDENGYRIDGRKKYELRKIKMEVGVLKSADGSAYVEWGKNKVMAAVYGPREIHPKHLQKPDRAILRVRYNMAPFSVEERKKPGPDRRSVEISKVIRGALEPAVILELFPRTSIDIFIEVLQADAGTRVAGITAASLALADAGIPMRDLVAACAAGKIDGEIVLDLNKEEDNYGEADVPVAIMPIKNDITLLQMDGYLTKDEFLEAVRLAIKGAKAVYQKQREALKEKYLKIAQEVGE, from the coding sequence ATGATGGGAAAACCGGAAGGGCTTAAGCTTATTGATGAGAATGGATACAGAATTGATGGAAGGAAAAAGTATGAACTTAGGAAAATAAAAATGGAAGTTGGAGTGCTTAAAAGTGCGGATGGTTCTGCCTATGTTGAGTGGGGAAAAAATAAAGTAATGGCTGCTGTTTATGGGCCAAGAGAGATTCATCCAAAACATCTTCAAAAACCGGATAGAGCTATTCTGAGGGTAAGATACAACATGGCACCATTTAGTGTTGAAGAGAGAAAAAAGCCTGGACCAGACAGGAGAAGCGTGGAGATAAGTAAAGTCATAAGAGGTGCCCTAGAACCGGCAGTTATTCTCGAGCTTTTCCCAAGAACATCAATAGATATCTTTATAGAAGTTCTTCAGGCTGATGCAGGAACTAGGGTGGCAGGGATTACAGCAGCTTCGCTTGCTTTGGCTGATGCAGGAATTCCAATGAGAGACCTTGTTGCAGCATGTGCTGCGGGAAAGATCGATGGTGAGATAGTACTGGATCTCAACAAGGAAGAAGACAATTATGGAGAAGCTGATGTGCCAGTGGCAATAATGCCAATAAAGAATGACATAACTTTACTTCAAATGGATGGTTATCTAACAAAAGATGAATTCCTTGAAGCCGTGAGACTTGCAATAAAAGGTGCGAAAGCAGTTTATCAGAAACAAAGAGAGGCCCTAAAGGAAAAGTATCTCAAAATAGCACAAGAGGTAGGTGAGTGA